One region of Labrus mixtus chromosome 1, fLabMix1.1, whole genome shotgun sequence genomic DNA includes:
- the LOC132974680 gene encoding DNA-binding protein RFX7-like, giving the protein MAEEDPQQQSDSGVARSLPGLLPGLQGAEASALQLRIKNSICKSVQSKVENILQDVEKFSDIEKLYLYLKLPSGPSSCTEKSDQSALSSSRTQQMHAFSWIRDHLEEYPETSLPKQEVYDEYKSFCDNLNYHPLSAADFGKMMKNVFPNMKARRLGMRGKSKYCYSGLRKRPFVHMPSLPTLDNHKSGDVLQCDLLESAGQLNNIKEEVRFAACDLVCEWAQKVLKRQFDAVEELARFLIDSHYISNKSLAALTITTGTATEVHTPPAVSAFVPTSEAHSYQPHVTTLSSPSVDAKQQLQRKIQRKQQEQKLQSPSPGEGPARRTDDGMPCASPTPPSPQPTIGIMVTAVPSPITVQRGRQLMSPSTMATVENKVLPINFQMVSQPVQAVKQSPKTPQNILANLAGERSARQRYAQILPKPSPTVALRSPSTMIIGNSPIKTVMTTCHVSPVSLVKMTAIPLTTNSSSSTTSLTNTTLRPASAGISISAVADDISNNQSMRSTSAIPILAPPARPGPTANTPTIDVEMEVEAIHKNSQMHNPSSLVLTQGVMANRAGGAVQRAGQRAASVPIPRTKGYLGLEEISHSTEWNTKTSISTNTVAAAENRNNSTTNTGHMHSTPSIMNASTVSSMNTSRVPSFGESSSVTSAKEGFLATKSLRKRSGLSPDLSPVKRIFMPQHSVEGAGFGYSNRNTFANVSRPGAPTRPESAPATREVETKMSSSTQDQALCTSTFRASGCFSAAKTVSSMQRKNTSSVMETSSSVSHAFTQQQQGHTVSNAHAIPNDHNLQRHPGVGDVGLNSELQQQHQQQQQQQQQQQTYMLSNNAAENVHFFNQTSSSSQLPMQTDMNYFSFDDDVTQDSIVEELVQMEEQMKLNNMQEFGDGVAMPGQQTVMSDSIMPTNKSMTAFYHAANSSSSNSNPIKTPTPTPTSEIMGGVQGLTGESPFSRIASTTPVDSALGSSRHTPVGTPHSNCSSNVPPSPVECRNPFAFTPINSSITGFHDGSTVSSSPIKPMQRPMATHPDKTRLEWMSNSYNSSSGSLNKSNNGMGILPSYQGLIGDQFQKPHAFAIPHARHHDSHFGCLTPISPVQQQVNSMAKQEGFAVPAPLDNKATNSPAFRCRSVSPAVHQRNFTGNTGNLPHIPRSVVSPFNSPVTPEVLNIFANTQTNLGVSSMAQRSHSVPLNVMMQTEVLPAQGQQCNSKNITSVLLSKLDGPHDDSVRGLGINNLPSSYTARMNLTQLLESDNNLSCSGNQLSLMTSESTGTCMLQRPNYLMENAINEQMIQSAGASREQMVSGVSLSSQQHLEDHQQHQQCDFSSSVKDLLTDNGLTAGCQLMEQVSELTSGGADFPCEIRMTSELSNSINDLNTLDTNLLFDPNQQQGQYQNTAREEEEFVNDALFQQITSEAAHSSGLDWLESKDHPTVGLMG; this is encoded by the exons ATGGCAGAGGAAGACCCCCAGCAGCAGTCGGACAGCGGGGTGGCGAGGAGCCTGCCCGGCCTGCTCCCCGGGCTGCAGGGCGCCGAGGCCAGTGCCCTGCAGCTTCGGATCAAGAACTCCATCTG CAAATCCGTTCAATCAAAAGTGGAAAACATTCTG caagATGTGGAGAAGTTCTCTGACATAGAAAAACTCTACCTCTACCTTAAGTTGCCTTCTGGTCCCAGCAGCTGCACTGAAAAAAG TGACCAGAGTGCCCTGTCATCGAGCCGCACACAGCAGATGCATGCGTTCAGCTGGATCCGTGATCATTTAGAGGAATACCCAGAGACGTCTcttcccaaacaggaagtctacGATGAATACAA GAGCTTCTGTGACAATTTGAACTACCACCCGCTGAGTGCTGCAGACTTtggaaaaatgatgaaaaatgtctTCCCCAATATGAAAGCGCGCCGACTTGGCATGAGAGGAAAATCTAA ATATTGCTATAGTGGACTCAGAAAGAGGCCCTTTGTTCACATGCCATCTTTGCCCACTCTCGATAACCATAAATCAGGCGATGTA CTCCAGTGTGACCTTCTGGAGTCAGCAGGGCAGCTGAACAACATCAAGGAGGAGGTTCGATTTGCGGCGTGCGATCTGGTGTGTGAGTGGGCCCAAAAGGTTCTGAAACGCCAGTTTGATGCAGTGGAGGAGCTAGCTCGCTTCCTCATTGACAGCCATTACATCAGCAACAAGTCTTTAGCAGCTCTCACCATTACTACCGGCACAGCAACAG AGGTTCATACTCCTCCAGCAGTCTCGGCGTTCGTCCCCACTTCTGAGGCTCACTCCTACCAGCCTCATGTGACAACGCTGTCCTCACCATCTGTCGATgcaaagcagcagctccagaggAAGATTCAGAGGAAGCAACAGGAACAGAAGCTGCAGTCTCCTTCGCCTGGGGAGGGACCAGCAAGGAGGACAGATGATGGTATGCCCTGTGCGAGTCCGACGCCTCCGTCGCCTCAGCCAACCATAGGCATCATGGTCACTGCCGTACCCAGCCCTATCACG GTTCAGCGAGGCCGCCAGCTGATGTCTCCCAGCACTATGGCAACAGTGGAGAACAAAGTGCTGCCCATCAACTTCCAAATGGTGTCCCAGCCGGTtcaagcagtgaaacagagccCAAAAACCCCTCAAAATATTTTAGCCAATCTAGCGGGAGAACGTTCTGCTCGGCAGCGCTATGCACAAATCCTGCCCAAGCCTTCTCCTACTGTCGCACTGCGCTCGCCCTCCACCATGATCATCGGCAACAGTCCCATAAAGACTGTGATGACCACTTGTCATGTCAGCCCAGTCAGTTTGGTGAAGATGACAGCCATACCGCTCAcaaccaacagcagcagcagcaccacctCTCTAACAAACACCACTCTGCGGCCAGCGTCCGCAGGCATTAGCATTTCTGCAGTTGCAGATGACATCAGCAACAATCAAAGCATGAGGAGCACCTCTGCAATCCCCATCCTAGCCCCGCCAGCCAGACCAGGGCCGACTGCTAACACCCCTACCATCGATGTTGAAATGGAAGTTGAAGCTATACATAAAAACAGCCAAATGCATAATCCTAGCAGTCTAGTTTTGACTCAAGGAGTAATGGCAAATAgagctggaggagctgtgcAAAGGGCTGGGCAAAGGGCTGCCAGTGTACCCATACCTCGGACTAAAGGCTACCTGGGTCTGGAGGAAATATCACACAGCACTGAATGGAACACAAAGACATCCATAAGCACTAACACTGTGgcagcagcagaaaacagaaataatagCACTACTAATACAGGTCATATGCACTCAACCCCTTCCATCATGAATGCCAGCACTGTTTCTTCAATGAACACCAGCAGAGTGCCTTCATTTGGGGAAAGCAGCAGTGTAACATCAGCAAAGGAAGGTTTTTTAGCCACTAAAAGCCTCAGGAAACGTTCAGGCCTCAGCCCAGACCTTTCTCCAGTTAAGAGGATTTTTATGCCACAACATTCAGTGGAGGGCGCTGGTTTTGGATACAGTAATAGAAACACATTTGCCAATGTCTCCAGGCCAGGAGCTCCAACTAGACCTGAAAGTGCACCAGCAACCAGGGAGGTAGAGACAAAAATGAGCTCTTCCACTCAGGACCAAGCACTGTGCACGTCAACTTTCAGAGCCAGTGGATGCTTCTCTGCTGCCAAAACAGTAAGCTCAATGCAGAGGAAAAACACTTCAAGTGTTATGGAAACTAGCTCCTCAGTCAGTCATGCATTTACACAGCAACAGCAGGGGCACACAGTGTCTAACGCACATGCCATACCTAATGACCACAACCTCCAAAGACATCCAGGTGTGGGTGATGTTGGTTTAAACTCTGaactgcaacaacaacatcaacaacaacaacaacaacaacaacaacaacagacctACATGCTGTCTAACAATGCTGCTGAAAATGTACACTTTTTCAATCAGACTTCATCATCGAGCCAGCTCCCCATGCAGACTGACATGAACTACTTTTCCTTTGACGATGACGTGACTCAGGACAGCATTGTGGAGGAGCTAGTGCAGATGGAGGAGCAGATGAAGCTTAACAACATGCAGGAGTTTGGAGATGGTGTTGCAATGCCAGGCCAACAGACCGTGATGTCAGACAGCATCATGCCCACCAATAAGTCCATGACAGCCTTCTATCATGctgcaaacagcagcagcagcaacagcaaccCCATCAAAACTCCAACACCCACACCAACTTCAGAAATTATGGGAGGAGTCCAAGGCCTCACTGGAGAGAGCCCGTTCTCCCGCATCGCCTCCACCACTCCGGTGGACAGCGCACTGGGAAGCAGCCGGCACACCCCGGTCGGTACTCCTCACTCCAACTGCAGCAGCAATGTGCCCCCCAGTCCAGTGGAGTGCAGGAACCCGTTTGCATTTACACCCATCAACTCCAGCATCACCGGTTTCCATGACGGCAGCACAGTCTCCAGCAGCCCCATCAAGCCCATGCAGAGACCAATGGCCACCCACCCAGACAAGACCAGGCTGGAGTGGATGAGTAACAGTTACAACAGCAGCAGTGGGAgcttaaacaaatcaaacaacgGAATGGGAATCCTCCCCAGCTATCAAGGCCTGATAGGCGACCAGTTTCAAAAACCTCACGCCTTTGCCATCCCTCACGCTAGGCACCACGACAGCCATTTTGGCTGCTTGACCCCCATCtctcctgtgcagcagcaggtcaATAGCATGGCTAAGCAGGAGGGTTTTGCTGTGCCCGCCCCTCTGGATAACAAAGCCACAAACTCGCCTGCTTTCCGATGTCGCAGTGTGAGCCCTGCAGTGCATCAGAGGAATTTTACCGGAAACACAGGAAACCTTCCACATATCCCTCGTTCAGTCGTGTCTCCCTTTAACTCTCCCGTGACGCCTGAAGTGTTGAATATTTTTGCAAACACGCAGACAAATCTCGGGGTGAGCAGCATGGCCCAGAGGAGTCATTCTGTGCCGCTTAATGTCATGATGCAAACTGAGGTCCTGCCTGCACAGGGCCAACAATGCAACAGCAAAAACATCACCAGTGTCCTTCTGAGCAAGCTAGATGGGCCCCACGATGACTCTGTGCGGGGTTTGGGCATCAATAATTTACCTTCCAGCTACACTGCACGTATGAACCTCACCCAGCTCCTTGAGTCTGACAACAACCTTTCTTGTAGTGGCAATCAACTTAGCCTGATGACCTCTGAGTCCACTGGCACGTGCATGTTACAGAGGCCAAATTACCTCATGGAAAATGCTATTAATGAACAAATGATTCAGTCAGCAGGTGCCAGCAGAGAGCAAATGGTCTCGGGAGTCTCTTTGAGCTCACAGCAGCATCTAGAAGATcaccagcagcatcagcagtgtGATTTTAGCAGTTCAGTGAAAGACCTCCTGACAGACAACGGGCTCACTGCTGGATGTCAGCTCATGGAGCAGGTGTCAGAACTAACGTCAGGGGGAGCAGATTTCCCGTGTGAAATCAGAATGACATCTGAGCTCTCCAACAGCATCAATGACCTGAACACACTGGACACAAACCTTTTGTTTGACCCAAACCAGCAGCAAGGGCAATATCAAAATACTgccagggaggaggaggagtttgtgaatgaTGCGCTCTTTCAGCAAATAACCAGCGAGGCGGCACATTCAAGTGGACTCGACTGGCTGGAAAGCAAAGACCATCCCACTGTTGGGTTGATGGGCTGA